The following proteins come from a genomic window of Falco rusticolus isolate bFalRus1 chromosome 9, bFalRus1.pri, whole genome shotgun sequence:
- the SPACA9 gene encoding sperm acrosome-associated protein 9 gives MNEIKEALKNTEQNYKLFRQQQFTFIRALRCTRENARDMLRPVASISQVQSYMDHHCNNSTDRCILNMFLNICNDLCNLCQKLETLQSGNDITDGILERCKLLLSHSNDLSTIRAKYPHDVVNRLSCDEAKNHYGGVVSLIPIVLDYVKEWVDHTEKLPRYMLCNESGGSALSEKRTPQGAPARAAVSQPPPPVPLGAQTSASNNKNVQAQGSKCVWKKYLNNTENHSGKLKGPWKPPGRHAF, from the exons atgaatgagatAAAGGAGGCTCTAAAAAACACGGAGCAGAACTACAAGCTCTTCCGGCAGCAGCAGTTTACATTTATTAGAGCACTGCGATGCACCCGAGAGAATGCCCGTGACATGTTAAGACCCGTGGCAAGCATCAGCCAG GTACAGTCCTACATGGACCATCACTGTAACAATTCCACAGACAGGTGTATCCTCAACATGTTCCTAAACATCTGCAACGATCTATGCAATCTCTGCCAGAAGCTGGAAACTCTGCAATCTGGTAACGACATCACCGATGGCATTTTGGAGAGATGCAAGCTGCTCCTTAGCCACAGCAATGATCTGAGCACCATCCGAGCTAA ATACCCCCACGATGTAGTGAATCGCCTGAGCTGTGACGAAGCAAAGAATCATTACGGAGGTGTGGTGAGCCTCATCCCCATCGTTCTAGACTACGTGAAGGAGTGGGTAGACCACACTGAGAAGCTGCCACGGTACATGCTGTGTAACGAGAGTGGTGGAAGTGCTCTCTCTGAGAAGAGGACACCCCAGGGTGCGCCAGCTAGGGCAGCCGTTTCCCAACCACCACCTCCTGTGCCCCTTGGAGCTCAGACCTCAGCTAGTAACAACAAGAATGTACAAGCACAGGGGAGTAAGTGTGTCTGGAAGAAGTACCTgaataacacagaaaatcaCAGTGGGAAACTTAAAGGTCCCTGGAAACCACCAGGTAGACATGCCTTTTAA